One stretch of Anabas testudineus chromosome 24, fAnaTes1.2, whole genome shotgun sequence DNA includes these proteins:
- the LOC113149575 gene encoding 5-hydroxytryptamine receptor 1E — MDMENHPGGSTTGPNITNCTDPPASSLHDVQFTDGMAVVVVVLGLLTLLTALVNGAVIVAICTTKKLHLPANYLICSLAITDFLVALLVMPISILYITMETWSLGQVVCEMWLSVDMTCCTCSILHLCVIALDRYWAITKAIEYARKRSARRAASMVGIVWVLSVFISMPPLFWRQRPSSNGLQQCVIEHEHLGYTIYSTLGAFYIPMIIILILYYRIYNAAKTLYQKRGSSRHLSSRSMGSQNSVDHCRVSHTFCVSDLSNSDPTLATEKLNATIRIPSFETDVDGQDEKNQICTSRERKAARILGLILGAFIFCWLPFFLKELLVGLQVLQPSQLISDFLTWLGYINSLINPLLYTSFNDDFKLAFKKLFKRKDHV; from the coding sequence ATGGACATGGAGAATCACCCAGGGGGCAGCACCACAGGACCCAACATCACAAACTGTACTGACCCACCTGCCAGCAGCCTGCATGACGTCCAATTCACAGACGGAATGGCAGTGGTGGTGGTTGTACTTGGTCTCCTCACCCTCCTCACGGCGCTCGTCAATGGTGCTGTCATTGTCGCAATCTGCACCACCAAGAAGCTCCACTTGCCCGCCAACTACCTCATCTGTTCTCTGGCCATCACAGACTTCCTGGTGGCTCTCCTCGTGATGCCCATCAGCATCCTTTACATCACTATGGAGACCTGGTCTCTAGGTCAGGTGGTGTGTGAGATGTGGTTGAGCGTGGACATGACCTGCTGCACCTGTTCCATCCTGCATTTGTGTGTTATAGCCCTGGACCGGTACTGGGCAATCACCAAAGCCATTGAATACGCTCGTAAGAGGTCGGCCCGCCGTGCCGCCAGCATGGTGGGAATAGTGTGGGTCCTCTCCGTTTTCATATCCATGCCTCCTTTATTCTGGAGGCAAAGGCCTAGCAGCAATGGCCTTCAACAGTGTGTCATAGAGCACGAGCACCTCGGATACACTATATACTCTACACTGGGAGCGTTTTACATCCCCATGATCATAATTCTTATTTTATACTACAGGATCTATAATGCTGCCAAGACACTTTACCAAAAGCGCGGCTCTTCTCGGCACCTCAGCAGCCGCAGCATGGGGAGTCAGAACTCTGTAGACCATTGCCGTGTCTCCCACACTTTTTGTGTGTCCGACTTGTCCAACTCGGATCCCACACTGGCTACTGAAAAACTCAACGCCACCATCCGCATCCCATCCTTTGAAACGGACGTGGACGGGCAGGATGAGAAGAACCAGATATGTACGTCACGTGAGAGAAAAGCAGCGCGAATCCTGGGCCTCATCCTCGGGGCCTTTATATTCTGCTGGCTGCCTTTCTTTTTAAAGGAGCTCCTGGTGGGTCTGCAGGTTTTACAGCCCTCTCAGCTGATCTCAGACTTCCTGACTTGGTTGGGATATATCAATTCTCTTATCAATCCCCTGCTGTACACCAGCTTCAATGACGATTTCAAGCTGGCTTTTAAAAAACTATTCAAAAGAAAAGATCATGTGTAG